Within Microbacterium proteolyticum, the genomic segment GACCGGCCTGTTCCTCCTCGAGGGCCCGCAAACCGCGCGCGAGGCTCTCGCCTGGGCGCCCGAGACGGTGCTCGAGTTGTACGCGACCCCCAGCGCCCTCGAGAAGCACGCGGACGTGCGCGAAGCCGCCGTCGACGCCGGTGTCGACCTGCAGTACACGACCGAGGCGGTTCTGGATGCCATGGCCGACACGGTCACCCCGCAGGGCATCGTCGCGGTGGCACGCCAGTCGCCGACCGCGCTCAAGGACATCTTGGCCGAGGGCCCGACTCTGCTCGCGATCTGCGAGGAGGTGCGCGATCCCGGCAACCTGGGCACGATCATCCGAGCGGCGGACGCCGCCGGTGCGGACGCGGTGATCCTCACCGGGCGCACCGTGGACCTCTACAACCCGAAGGTGGTGCGCTCGACCACGGGGTCGCTCTTCCACCTCCCGGTCGCCGTGGACCTCGAACTCGCCGATGTCGTCGCGCGCGTGCACGAGGCGGGGCTGCGCGTGGTCGCCGCCGACGTCGGAGGTGACGATTTCGTGGCATCGCGAGACTTGCTCAGCCGTCCGACGGCGTGGCTGTTCGGCAACGAGGCCCGCGGCCTCGACGAGACCGCGCTGGCGCACGCCGACCAGTCGCTGCGGCTGCCGATCTACGGGCGTGCGGAGTCGCTGAACCTCGCCACTGCCGCCAGCGTCTGTCTCTACGAGACGGCGTTCGCGCAGCGCGCCGGGTGATTCCGCTGTTACAGAACGGTTAAGGCGCGCGCCACGATGTGGTCGCTTTCTGATCGGTCTCATAGGGTGGGCGAATGGCATCCGTTCCCCCGGCGGGCCCCGAGCCCCTTGTCGTCCTGTCCGACGTGCAGAAGCACTACGGCCAATTCCAAGCGCTGAAAGACATCGATCTCACGGTCGATCGCGGCGAGGTCGTGGTCGTCATCGGCCCGTCCGGGTCGGGCAAATCGACCCTCTGCCGCACGATCAACCGTCTCGAGACGATCACCAGCGGCTCGATCACGATCGACGGCGACCCGCTGCCCGAAGAGGGCAAGGGCCTCGCGAAGCTGCGCGCCGACGTGGGCATGGTCTTCCAGTCGTTCAACCTCTTCGCCCATCTGACGATCCTCGAGAACGTCACGCTCGGCCCGATCAAGGTCCGCAAGATGAAGAAGGCGGATGCCGAGAAAGAGGCGCGCGCGCTCCTGGACCGCGTCGGCGTGGGCCACCAGGCCGACAAGCTGCCCGCGCAACTGTCCGGCGGTCAGCAGCAGCGCGTGGCCATCGCTCGTGCCCTGGCCATGAAGCCGAAGGTCATGCTGTTCGACGAGCCCACCTCGGCCCTCGACCCCGAGATGATCAACGAGGTGCTCGACGTCATGGTGGGGCTCGCCGCCGACGGGATGACCATGATCGTCGTGACCCACGAGATGGGATTCGCCCGCAAGGCCGCGAACCGGGTGGTGTTCATGGCCGACGGCCAGATCGTCGAGCAGGCCGCGCCCGAGCAGTTCTTCACGCGCCCGCAGTCCGATCGAGCGAAGGACTTCCTCTCGAAGCTCATCACCCACTGATCGCGCGCGGAACGACGGTGTTCCGCTGCCCGCACCGCCTCCGGCCGACCCGACGTGCCATCCCCCCGTATCCCCTCCGAACAGCACACGTAACCAAGGAGACATCACATGCGTAAATCTCGGCTTCTCGCGGGCGTCGGCGTCATCGCCGCCGGCCTGCTCGCTCTCACCGCCTGCAACAGCGGTACCCCCGGTTCGCCCGACGCCGGTTCCGGCGAGGGTTCCTCCGACGCCCCGGTGTGGGGCGAGGTCGCGTCGAACGTCACCATCGACGGCAGCACCACGTTCGAGAAGATCAGCTCGGCGGGTAAGGTCGTCATCGGTGTGAAGGAAGACCAGCCGGGCCTCGGCTACCTCGACCCCGTCACGGGGGAGCGCAAGGGCTTCGACGTCGACATCGCGCGGTGGATCGCCGCGTCCCTCGGCTACGACCCGGCGGACGAGTCCAAGGTCGAGTACAAGCCCATCGCATCGGCCAACCGCGAGCAGGCGCTGATCAACGGCGACATCGACTACTACGTCGGCACCTACTCGATCACCGACAAGCGCAAGGAGCAGATCTCCTTCGCCGGTCCGTACTTCCTCACCGGCCAGGGCCTGCTGGTGGCGGCCGACAATGACACGATCACCGGTAAGGACTCGCTCACCGCGGACACCACGGTGTGCTCGGTGACCGGCTCCACGCCGATCCAGCGCATCCGCGAGGAGACTCCCGCGAAGGTCGTCGAGTTCGACACGTACTCGCAGTGCGTCGAGAAGCTCAAGAACGGCGAAGTGGATGCCGTGACCACCGACGAGGCCATCCTCCTCGGCTACGCCGCGCAGGATCCCGACAACCTCAAGATCGCGGGCGAGCCCTTCAGCGAGGAGCGCTACGGCGTCGGCCTGGCCAAGGGTGACACGGCGTTCCAGGAGTTCGTGAACACGCTCTTCACCGATGGCGGGTCGACCTGGCAGGCGATCTTCGAGAAGAACCTCGGCGCCTCGGGCGTCGAAGGCAAGCAGCCCGCGGTCGACGCCGCCGGTTGAGCACACGGTGCGGGCGGCGTGACCGCGTCGCCCGCACGCTCGACCTCGTCGATCACGAGAAGACAGGAAGCAACCGGTGAATCAGATCTTCGACTACCCCGACCTGTGGGCGCAGGCGCTGTGGGGAACCGTCGTCCTCTTCCTGGGTGGAGGGGCGATCGCCATCGTGCTCGGGTTCGTCGTCGCGGCCATGCGCGTCTCGCCGGTACCGATCGCTCGTGCGGTCGGCGCGGTCTATGTGAACTGGATCCGCAACACCCCATTGACGCTCGTCCTGTTCTTCTTCGCGTTCTGCGTGCCGCTCCTCGTGGACGTGCCCCGCGGCTTCTTCCTGCCGCTGGCGGTCTGCGGCATCGGCATCTACACCGCGACCTACGTCGCCGAGACGATCCGGTCGGGGATCAACACGGTGCCCGTCGGGCAGGCCGAGGCCGCCCGGGCCCTGGGTCTCAGTTTCGGTCAGGTGATGACGCTGGTCGTCCTCCCGCAGGCGACCCGCTCCGTGATCCCCCCGATGGTGAGCGTGTTCATCGCCCTCCTGAAGAACACCACCGTCGCCTCGGGCTTCTCGGTCGTCAACCTCGGCAACATCCGCGCCAACATGAGTGAGAACGGCGAGAACCAGCTGGTGACGATCGTCCTGGTCATGGTCATCTTCGTCCTGCTCGTGCTGGTGCTCTCGGCTCTGCAGAACGCCGCTGAGAAGAAGTGGAAGGTGGCCCGATGAGCTCCTCCGTCCTCTACGACCTCCCCGGCCCGCGCGCCCGCGTGCGCAACCGACTCCTCGGTGCGCTCACCCTCGTGGTGGTCGCGGGGATCATCGGTTTCGTCGTGTGGCGGTTCATCGATACCGGACAGTTCTCCGCGACGAAGTGGAACGTCTTCACCTACACCGCGATCTGGGTGCGCTTCGGCGAAGCCACCCTCGCCACCCTGTCGGCCTTCGCGGCCGCGGCGGTCGGCGCCTTGGTGCTCGGATTCGTCCTCGCGATCGGTCGTCTGTCCGACCACGCCTGGGTTCGCATCCCGGTCGGCTGGATCGTCGAGATCCTCCGCGCCGTGCCCGTGCTGGTCTTCATGCTCCTGCTCTACTACGGTCTGCCCGTCATCGGCATCCGCCTCTCGCCCTACTGGGCCGTCGTGATCGCTCTCATCGCGTACAACGGGTCGGTTCTGTCCGAGGTCATCCGGGCCGGCGTCGAGTCGCTGCCGCGCGGTCAGAGCGAGGCCGGTTACGCCCTGGGCCTTCGCAAGTCCAACGTGATGCGTCTGATCCTCCTGCCCCAGGCCATCCGGGCGATGCTGCCGGTGATCATCGCGCAGCTCGTGGTGACGCTGAAGGACACGGCGCTCGGCTTCATCATCACCTACCCCGAACTGCTGTACTTCGCGCGGCAGCTCGGCTCGAACGGCGAGTACGGCTCGCCGCTCATCCCCGCGGCCATGATCGCGAGCGTGATCTACGTCGCCATGTGCCTGGCGCTGTCGTACGCCGCGCACCGCGTCGAGATCGGCCTGCGCCGTTCGCCGCGCGCAGCGCGTGTCGCGGGCGCCGAGCCTCCCGGCCAGACCGGCACCGACACCGAGCTCATCGTCGCGCAGCGCGGGGCGGGCAAGAACGACCCCGGTTCGGCGGCCTGACGCGCCCGCCGTCTCGACAGACGGGCGGGGGAGCATCCCCGCCCGTCGGTAGACTCGGTTCTCGTGTCCGACGCACCTGAGATCACCCCCGAGGCCGTCGCCTCCGCCGTCGATGCCGCGCTCGCCGCGGTCGCCGGCGCCGCGACCACGGCCGACCTGAAGGCCGCCCGCTCCGCCCACGCGGGGGAGCAGTCGCCGCTATCGCGACTGAACGCCCGCCTGCGTGACGTCGCCCCCGAGAACAAGGCCGCCTTCGGCAAGCTCGTCGGACAGGCGCGCGGCCGGGTGAATCAGGCGTTCGCGGTCCGTGAGGGCGAGCTCGCCGAGGCGGAGACCGCGGCGCGGTTGGAGGCGGAGCGCGTCGACGTCACGGCATTGCCGCAGCGTGCGCGGGTGGGCGCGCGTCATCCCATCTCGCTCCTGCAGGAGCAGGTGTCCGACATCTTCGTCGGAATGGGATGGGAGATCGCGGAGGGTCCCGAGCTCGAGCACGAGTGGTTCAACTTCGACGCGCTGAACTTCGACGTCGACCACCCGGCGCGGCAGATGCAGGACACGTTCTTCGTCGACCCCGTCGCCCGACACCTGGTGATGCGCACGCACACGAGCCCGGTGCAGGTGCGATCGATGCTCGAACGCGACCTCCCGATCTACGTCCTGTGCCCGGGGCGGGTCTACCGCACCGATGAGTTCGACGCGACGCACCTCCCCGTCTTCACGCAGTTCGAAGGTCTCGTTATCGACAAGGGCATCACGATGGCCCACCTCAAGGGCACCCTCGACCACGCCGCCCGCGTGCTCTTCGGGCCCGAGGCGAAGACCCGGTTCCGAGCCAACTTCTTCCCGTTCACCGAGCCGAGCGCCGAGCTCGACCTGTGGCACCCGACCTTCAAGGGCGGGGCGCGATGGATCGAGTGGGGCGGCTGCGGAATGGTGAACCCCAACGTCCTGCGCGCCGCGGGGATCGATCCCGAGGAGTACTCGGGCTTCGCCTTCGGCATGGGCATCGAGCGCACGCTCATGTTCCGCAGCGACGTCCAAGACATGCGCGACATGGCCGAGGGCGATGTCCGTTTCAGCGAGCAGTTCGGAATGGTGGTCTGATGCGCGTCCCGCTCTCCTGGTTGCGCGAGTACGTCGACGTGCCGGCGGATGCCGCACCGGACGACGTCCTGGCGGCCCTGGTGTCGGTCGGTTTCGAAGAAGAGGACGTGCACCGCTTCGAACTGTCCGGTCCCGTCGTCGTCGGCGAGGTGAAGGAGTTCACCCCCGAACCGCAGTCCAACGGCAAGACGATCCGGTGGTGCCAGGTCGACGTCGGCGAGGAGCACGGCGGCATCCGCGGCATCGTCTGCGGAGCCGGCAACTTCTTCGAGGGCGACAAGGTCGTCGTGACGCTTCCGGGTTCGGTCCTTCCCGGACCCTTCCCGATCGCCGCGCGCAAGACGTACGGTCACGTGTCCGACGGCATGATCGCGTCCGCCAAGGAACTGGGGCTCGGCAGCGAGCATTCCGGCATCCTGCGTCTGGTCGAGCTCGGCATCGACGCCCCGGTGGGAACCGACGCCATCGCGCTGCTCGGGCTCGACGACGTCGCCGTCGAGATCAACGTCACGCCCGACCGGGGGTATGCCCTCTCTCTGCGCGGTGTCGCCCGCGAGTACTCGCACGCGACCGGTGCCGCCTTCCGCGACCCGGGCGCCGGCCACGACGCCGCGCGTGAGCGCACGCCCGACGGGTTCCCGATCTCCGTCGACGACGCCGCGCCGATCCGCGGACGCGTCGGGGCGAGCCAGTTCGTCGCGCGCATCGTGCGCGATGTGGACCCGTCGCGCCCCACGCCGCCGTGGATGATCACGCGCCTGTCCCTGGCCGGCATCCGATCGCTCGGTGTCCTGATCGACATCACCAACTACGTGATGCTCGAACTCGGCCAGCCGATCCACGGCTACGACCTCGACCGCCTGCAGGGTGGCATCACGGTCCGCCGTGCGACCGCGGGCGAGAAGCTCGAGACCCTGGACGGTCAGGTTCGCACCCTTCACGTCGAAGACCTCGTCATCACGGACGAGTCCGGCCCGATCGGTCTCGCCGGCGTCATGGGCGGCGGTCCGACCGAGATGAGCGATGCGACCCGCAACGTGCTCATCGAGGCGGCCACGTTCGACCAGGTCTCGATCGCGCGGACCGCGCGTCGTCACAAGCTGCCTTCCGAGGCGTCGCGACGCTTCGAGCGCGGCGTCGACCCGCTCGTCGCCTTCGTCGCCGCCGAGCGCGTGGCGACCCTCATGGTGGAGCTGGCCGGTGGCACGCTCGACACCTCCCTCGGGGGCTCGCTCGCGGAGAGCTACACCCGAGAGGCGATCGCGCTGCCCCGGGAGTTCGTCCCGGGTCTCATCGGCGTCGAGTACACCGACGACGAGACGGAGCGCGCCCTGCGCCTCATCGGTGCGACGGTCGACCGGAGCGAGAGCGGATGGAGCGTCGTACCCCCGTCGTGGCGCCCCGACCTCACCGACAAGTGGACGCTCGCCGAAGAGGTGGCCCGTATCGAGGGCTACGACCGCATCCCGTCGGTGCTCCCGACCCCTCCCTCGGGCCGCGGGCTCACCCTCGCTCAGCAGGGGCGCCGGCGCGTCGCGAACGCTTTGGCTGCGGCGGGGTTCGTCGAGACGCCGTCGTTCCCCTTCACCACTTCCGAGCAGAACGATCTGCACGGATCGCCGTCGGGAGAAACGCTGCCGAGCGTGAAACTCGCCAACCCGCTCGACGGGCTGGCGCCGTTCCTGCGCCGCTCGCTCGTGCCCGGTCTACTGCAGGTCGCCCACCGCAACCTCTCGCGGGGCATCGTCGATCTCGCCCTGTTCGAGACGGGCACCGTCTTCCTGCCGAAGCCGGGGGTGCAGTACGGCACGTCCTCGGTCCCTCCGCTCGCGGTGCGGCCGGATGCCGCGACGTTGACGGCACTCGACGCGTCGATCCCGCCGCAGCGTCGGCACGTCGCCGTGCTGCTGACGGGGAACCTCGTCGCCAAGCAGCCGGGGCAGGCGGCCGTCGCGGCCGACCTCGCCGACGCGGTCGACGCGGTCCGCGTGCTCGCCGGAGCAGCCGGCGTCGACGTGGAACTGGTCCAGGCACAGCGTGCGGCGCTGCATCCGGGCCGGACGGCGCGGGTTCTGGTCGCGGGTGTCGACGTGGGCTACGTCGGTGAGCTGCTGCCTGCCGTGGCCGCCGCGGCCGATCTCCCGGGGCGCGTGCTGGTGGCGGAACTCGACCTCGATGCGCTTCTCGAGCGCGCGCAGTCGCGGGTGGTCGCGGCATCCCTGTCCGGCTTCCCGGCGGCCACGCAGGACGTGTCGGTCGTCGTGCCGGTCGAGGCCGCCGCGGGCGAGGTGCGGACTGCGCTGCTCGAGGGCGGTGCGCCGCTGATCGAGGGCGTGCGGCTGGTCGATGACTACCGCGGGCCCGGCGTCGCGGACGGAACGAAGAGCCTGACGTTCGCCCTGCGTTTCCGTGCGGCGGATCGGACGCTGACGGCGGCCGAAGCGACGGAGGCCAAGATGAGTGGCGTCGCGGTGGCGGCGGAGCGTTTCGGCGCCGCCATCCGGGACGGCGAGGCGAGCGTCTGATCCGCTTCGGGCGGGCGCTGTTCGGGGGAGCCCGGAAAAGTGCCTGCCCTCATCGCCGACGAGGGGGCAGTCGGAAGTGGTCGGCGATGAGGGCAGGTGTCATGAGCATACCCCCAATTTGTCCCCCATATGGGGGACAAGCTGAAAGAAGTCGATGCGTCTTCTTTTCGCCGGCCCGGACGGGCGTCCCGCGCGGCGGATTTGCTCCGGCCCGGCCGCGGCGGATACCCTCGCGGAATGTCGTCGATCGTCGTCCGCAACGAGGAGCTCTCCGTGAGCACCGTTGCCGTGCGTCGACGTCGGGCCGCACGCCGAGTTTCGGCGACCTCGTAACCCGCCGTCGGTCGGGCATACGGGCGTCGCCGCCCCGGTTCACGCTGATCACAGCCACAGCCCCGACTTCTAAGGTGGATCCATGACCCTCTCGGTCGCCGTCTCCGGCGCCTCCGGCTATGCGGGCGGCGAGATCCTTCGCCTGCTCGCCGATCATCCCGACATCGAGATCCGCACCGTCACGGCGCACGCGAACGCGGGCCAGGCGCTCATCTCCCACCAGCCGCACCTGCGTTCGCTCGCGCACCTCGAGCTCCAGGCCACGACTCCGGAGGTGCTCGCCGGGCACGACGTGGTCTTCCTCGCGCTGCCGCACGGTCAGTCGGCCCAGTACACCGAAGCCCTCCGCGACACCCCGCTCGTGATCGACGCGGGAGCCGATCATCGGCTCACCTCCGCCGCCGACTGGGCGGCCTTCTACGGCGGCGAACACCCCGAGCCGTGGGCGTACGGCGTTCCCGAACTCCCGATCGCCGGCGGCAAGCAGCGAGACCTTCTGCGCGGCGCCGCGCGGATCGCCGCTCCGGGGTGCAACGCCTCCACCGTCGCCCTCTCTCTGGCGCCCGGTGTCGCCGCCGGGGTCATCGATCCGGGCGACATCGTGTCCGTGCTGGCGGTCGGGCCGAGCGGCGCCGGCAAATCGGCCAAGGTGAACCTCCTCGCGAGCGAGATCCTCGGCACGGCGAACCCCTACGCGGTCGGCGGCACCCACCGGCACATTCCCGAGATCCGGCAGGCTCTGGCCGCCGCGGGCGCTCCGGCCGACGGCATCCGGGTCTCGTTCACGCCCGTGCTCGTGCCGATGGCGCGCGGCATCCTGGCGACCTCGTCCGCTCCGATCCGCTCCGGGGTCTCGGATGCCGAGATCCGAGCCGCGTGGGAGGACGCCTACGCGGGTGAGCCGTTCGTCGAGGTCCTGCCCGAGGGGACGTTCCCGCGGACGGCCGACGTGCTCGGCGCGAACGTCGCGTCGCTCGGACTCGCGATCGACCGCGCGGCGAACCGGGTCGTGGTCGTCGCCGCCGTCGACAATCTGGTCAAGGGAACCGCGGGCGCCGCGGTGCAGTCCCTCAACATCGCGCTGGGTCTTCCCGAGACCACGGCCCTTCCCCTGAACGGAGTCGCCCCGTGAGCGTGACCGTCCCCGCAGGATTCGAAGCGGCCGGCGTCGCCGTGGGGCTGAAGTCCACCGGCGCGCGTGATGTCGCCGTCGTCGTCAACCGCGGTCCGCAGAAGGTCGGGGCGGCCGTCTTCACCTCCAACCGGGCCAAGGCCAACCCGATCCTGTGGTCGGAGCAGGTCGTGAAGGACGGTGTCGTGGAGGCCGTCGTGCTCAACTCCGGCGGAGCGAACTGCTTCACCGGGTCTTTCGGTTTCCAGACCACCCACCAGACCGCCGAGCGGGCGGCCGAGCTGCTGGGCGTCGGTGCGGGCGACGTCGTGGTCTGCTCGACGGGTCTCATCGGCACCGGCGACGAGGTCTTCCGCGCCAAGGTGCTCGACGGGGTCGAGAAGGGCGTCGCGGCGCTGTCGGTCGACGGCGGCGAGGACGCGTCTCTCGCGATCATGACGACCGACTCCCGTCCCAAGCGTGCGGCGCACGTCGGAGAAGGTTGGAGCATCGGCGGGATGGCGAAGGGCGCCGGCATGCTCGCGCCCGGGCTCGCGACGATGCTCGTCGTGCTGACCACCGACGTGGTGCTGGACGCGTCCGAGGCCGATGCCGCGCTGCGTGCGGCGACGCGGGTGAGTTTCGACCGTCTCGACTCCGACGGCTGCATGTCGACCAACGACCAGGTCACCCTCCTGTCGAGCGGGGCCAGCGGCATCCGGGTGGATGCCGACGAGTTCGCCGCCGCCCTGACCGCGGTGTGCGACGATCTCGCCGCTCAGCTGCAGAGCGACGCCGAGGGTGCCAGCCACGACATCACCATCCGGGTCGTCGGCGCCGTGACCGAGGACGACGCCGTCGAGGTGGGACGCTCGATAGCCCGGAACAACCTCTTCAAGGCCGCCATCTTCGGCAACGACCCGAACTGGGGCCGCGTGCTCGCCGCCATCGGCACCACGCGGGCCGCGTTCGACCCGTACGACGTCGACGTGTGGATGAACGGGATGCGCGTGTGCTCGGCGGGCGGCCCGGACCGCCCGCGCGAGGAGGTCGACCTCACCCCCCGCGCGACCGATCTCGTCGTCGACCTCCGCGTCGGCGACGCCGCGGCCACGATCCGCACCAACGACCTCACCCACGACTACGTCCACGAGAACAGCGCCTACGCCTCATGAGCGATATCGATATCCAGGACACAGATCCGGCCGCGGCGAGCGAACGGGCGGTGACTCTCGTCGAATCGCTGCCGTGGGTGCGCAAGTACCGCGACCAGGTGGTGGTGGTGAAGTACGGCGGCAACGCCATGGTCAGCGATGAACTGCAGGACGCCTTCGCGGCCGACATCGCCTACCTCCGTTACGTCGGGGTGAAGCCGGTCGTCGTGCACGGCGGCGGTCCGCAGATCTCGTCGATGCTCGACCGGCTCGACATCCCGAGCGAGTTCCGCGGCGGTTACCGGGTGACCTCCACCGAGGCGATCGGGGTCGTGCGCATGGTCCTGACGGGTCAGATCAACCCGCAGCTGGTCGCCAAGGTCAACGCGCACGGGCCGCTCGCGACGGGCCTCAGCGGAGAGGATGCCGGACTCTTCGGCGGTCGTCGCCGCGGCGTCGTGGTGGACGGCGTCGAGCACGACCTCGGGCGGGTGGGCGACGTCGTGACCGTCGACCCGCAGCCCGTGCTCGACCATCTCGCGGCCGGGCGAGTGCCGATCGTCTCCTCGATCGCACCCGACCTCGACAATCCGGGCGCATCGCTCAACGTCAACGCGGATGCCGCAGCCGCGGCCCTCGCGGTGGCGCTGAACGCGAAGAAGCTGGTCGTGCTGACGGACGTCCCCGGCCTGTACGCCGACTGGCCGAACCGCGACTCGCTCGTCTCGCACCTGACCTCGACGGAGTTGCGCGCGATGGTGCCGACACTCGAGTCGGGGATGATCCCGAAGATGCAGGCGTGCCTCGACGCCGTCGACGGGGGAGTGCCCACGGCCGCGATCATCGACGGCCGCGTGCCGCACTCGGTGCTCGTCGAACTGTTCACCAGCAAAGGAATCGGAACGGAGGTGGTCGCGTGAACGCGGACACGACACAGGAATCCCACGGCTCGCGCGGCCCGTCCTGGCAGGAGGATGCCGGGCGCGACCTCGTGCGCAGCTTCGGCGACCGCATGGCGCTGTTCGTGCGCGGTGAGGGTGCCTACGTCTGGGACGACGGCGGCAAGAAGTACCTCGACTTCCTCGCCGGCATCGCGGTCGACGCGCTCGGCCACGCCCATCCGGCGTTCGTCGAGGCGGTGTCGACGCAGGCGGCGACCCTCGCACACGTCTCCAACTACTTCGCCACGCCCCCGCAGTTGGCGCTCGCCGCGCGGCTGAAGCGACTCGCGGGCACCGGGGAGTCCGGCCGCGTGTACTTCGCCAACTCGGGCGCCGAAGCGAACGAGGCGGCGTTCAAGCTGGCCCGGCTGCACGGGCGCGGCACCGACCGCACCCGCATCCTGACGCTCCAGGGCGGTTTCCACGGACGCACCATGGGTGCTCTCGCGCTCACCGGCAAGCCCGCCCTCCAGGCCGACTTCCTGCCGATGGTGCCCGGCGTCGAGCACATCGAGGCGACGGTCGAAGCCCTCGAGGCGGCGGTCGACGAGCGCGTCGCCGCGTTCATCGTCGAGCCCATCCAGGGCGAGGCCGGTGTGGTCGAACTCCCCGAGGGGTACCTCGAGGCGGCGCGCGAGATCACGGCCCGCCACGGCGCGTTGCTGATCGTCGACGAGATCCAGACGGGCGCGGGTCGTACCGGTGCCTGGTTCGCCTTCCAGCACGCGGGAATCGTCCCGGATGCCATCACGGTCGCCAAGGGCATCGGCGGCGGGTTCCCGATCGGCGCGCTCATTACATTCGGGGCGGCCAGCGACCTGTTCTTCCCGGGCACCCACGGCTCGACGTTCGGCGGCAATGCGCTGGGAACCGCCGTCGCCGGTGCCGTCCTGCAGGAGATCGAGTCGGCCGGTCTCGTCGACAACGCCGCGCGGCGCGAAGCACAGCTCCGTGAGGGGATCGCGGGCCTGGCGTCGCCGCTGGTCGCCGGCGTGCGCGGACGCGGGCTGCTGCTCGGCGTCGCGCTGGCCCACCCGGTCGCGAAGGCCGTCGTGGCGGCTGCGCAGGAGCACGGGCTGATCATCAACGCCGCCAATGACGAGACCATCCGTCTCGCCCCGCCGCTGATCATCGGGGATGCCGAGATCGCGGAGTTCCTCGCGCTGTTCCGCGCGTCGTTGGCCACGGTGGCCGACGCCCTCATCATCGACGAGTCCGCCGATCGGGCGGCCGAAGGAGTACCCGCGTGACCCGCCACCTGCTGCGCGACGACGACCTCACCCCTGCCGAGCAGGGCGAGATCCTCGACCTCGCCCTCG encodes:
- the argB gene encoding acetylglutamate kinase, producing MSDIDIQDTDPAAASERAVTLVESLPWVRKYRDQVVVVKYGGNAMVSDELQDAFAADIAYLRYVGVKPVVVHGGGPQISSMLDRLDIPSEFRGGYRVTSTEAIGVVRMVLTGQINPQLVAKVNAHGPLATGLSGEDAGLFGGRRRGVVVDGVEHDLGRVGDVVTVDPQPVLDHLAAGRVPIVSSIAPDLDNPGASLNVNADAAAAALAVALNAKKLVVLTDVPGLYADWPNRDSLVSHLTSTELRAMVPTLESGMIPKMQACLDAVDGGVPTAAIIDGRVPHSVLVELFTSKGIGTEVVA
- the argC gene encoding N-acetyl-gamma-glutamyl-phosphate reductase, which encodes MTLSVAVSGASGYAGGEILRLLADHPDIEIRTVTAHANAGQALISHQPHLRSLAHLELQATTPEVLAGHDVVFLALPHGQSAQYTEALRDTPLVIDAGADHRLTSAADWAAFYGGEHPEPWAYGVPELPIAGGKQRDLLRGAARIAAPGCNASTVALSLAPGVAAGVIDPGDIVSVLAVGPSGAGKSAKVNLLASEILGTANPYAVGGTHRHIPEIRQALAAAGAPADGIRVSFTPVLVPMARGILATSSAPIRSGVSDAEIRAAWEDAYAGEPFVEVLPEGTFPRTADVLGANVASLGLAIDRAANRVVVVAAVDNLVKGTAGAAVQSLNIALGLPETTALPLNGVAP
- the argJ gene encoding bifunctional glutamate N-acetyltransferase/amino-acid acetyltransferase ArgJ, coding for MSVTVPAGFEAAGVAVGLKSTGARDVAVVVNRGPQKVGAAVFTSNRAKANPILWSEQVVKDGVVEAVVLNSGGANCFTGSFGFQTTHQTAERAAELLGVGAGDVVVCSTGLIGTGDEVFRAKVLDGVEKGVAALSVDGGEDASLAIMTTDSRPKRAAHVGEGWSIGGMAKGAGMLAPGLATMLVVLTTDVVLDASEADAALRAATRVSFDRLDSDGCMSTNDQVTLLSSGASGIRVDADEFAAALTAVCDDLAAQLQSDAEGASHDITIRVVGAVTEDDAVEVGRSIARNNLFKAAIFGNDPNWGRVLAAIGTTRAAFDPYDVDVWMNGMRVCSAGGPDRPREEVDLTPRATDLVVDLRVGDAAATIRTNDLTHDYVHENSAYAS
- a CDS encoding acetylornithine transaminase, whose amino-acid sequence is MNADTTQESHGSRGPSWQEDAGRDLVRSFGDRMALFVRGEGAYVWDDGGKKYLDFLAGIAVDALGHAHPAFVEAVSTQAATLAHVSNYFATPPQLALAARLKRLAGTGESGRVYFANSGAEANEAAFKLARLHGRGTDRTRILTLQGGFHGRTMGALALTGKPALQADFLPMVPGVEHIEATVEALEAAVDERVAAFIVEPIQGEAGVVELPEGYLEAAREITARHGALLIVDEIQTGAGRTGAWFAFQHAGIVPDAITVAKGIGGGFPIGALITFGAASDLFFPGTHGSTFGGNALGTAVAGAVLQEIESAGLVDNAARREAQLREGIAGLASPLVAGVRGRGLLLGVALAHPVAKAVVAAAQEHGLIINAANDETIRLAPPLIIGDAEIAEFLALFRASLATVADALIIDESADRAAEGVPA